From Lysobacter silvisoli, the proteins below share one genomic window:
- a CDS encoding GIY-YIG nuclease family protein, producing the protein MPKSPAVYLLASAKRGTLYIGVTSDLIQRIWQHREHAVEGFTERHEVTRLVWYELHETMDSAITREKRLKNGTGNGRSG; encoded by the coding sequence ATGCCGAAATCTCCCGCTGTCTACCTATTGGCCAGCGCGAAGCGAGGCACCTTGTACATCGGCGTTACCTCAGACCTGATCCAACGCATATGGCAACATCGGGAACACGCCGTCGAAGGATTCACTGAACGTCATGAGGTAACTCGGCTGGTTTGGTATGAGTTGCACGAAACCATGGACAGCGCCATTACCCGTGAGAAGCGACTCAAAAATGGAACCGGGAATGGAAGATCCGGCTGA
- the can gene encoding carbonate dehydratase, giving the protein MNALDDLLSRNRDWSDRINAEDPEFFARLSRQQAPEYLWIGCSDSRVPANQIIDLAPGEVFVHRNIANVVVHTDLNCLSVIQFAVDVLKVKHILVVGHYGCGGVHAALHGHRYGLVDNWLRHVTDVADKHVSCISHAHQDERHDRLCELNVIEQVQNVCLTTIVRDAWSRGQPLTVHGWVYSLRNGRVNDLGMDIGAFDRLQPAYDAAVKRVHATHGGSPR; this is encoded by the coding sequence ATGAACGCACTCGACGACCTGCTGAGCCGCAACCGGGATTGGTCCGACCGGATCAACGCCGAGGACCCGGAATTCTTCGCCCGCCTATCGCGGCAGCAGGCGCCCGAATACCTGTGGATCGGCTGTTCCGATTCGCGCGTGCCGGCCAACCAGATCATCGACCTGGCCCCGGGTGAGGTCTTCGTCCACCGCAACATCGCCAACGTGGTGGTGCACACCGACCTCAACTGCCTGTCGGTGATCCAGTTCGCGGTCGACGTGCTCAAGGTCAAGCACATCCTGGTGGTGGGCCACTACGGCTGCGGCGGCGTGCACGCGGCGTTGCACGGCCACCGCTACGGCCTGGTCGACAACTGGCTGCGCCATGTCACCGACGTGGCCGACAAGCACGTGTCCTGCATTTCCCATGCCCACCAGGACGAGCGCCACGACCGCTTGTGCGAGCTCAACGTGATCGAGCAGGTGCAGAACGTCTGCCTGACCACCATCGTCCGCGACGCCTGGTCGCGCGGCCAGCCGCTGACCGTGCACGGCTGGGTCTACAGCCTGCGCAACGGCCGGGTCAACGACCTGGGCATGGACATCGGCGCGTTCGATCGCCTGCAGCCGGCCTACGACGCCGCGGTCAAGCGCGTGCACGCCACCCACGGGGGCTCGCCGCGATGA
- the kynU gene encoding kynureninase, which translates to MTDPHSPQHALALDAADPLPTLRGEFLLPRHGDGEQAYFVGNSLGLQPRGARAHVEEVLDKWAHEAVEGHFTGQAQWMPYHELVREPLAHVVGALPSEVVAMNSLTANLHLMMVSFYRPTRERPAVLIESGAFPSDRYAVASQVAFHGYDADVDLIELQPDGPDGLFSMASIERAIAQHGSRLALVLWPGVQYRTGQAFDLAEIARLAHAQGAVCGFDLAHGVGNLELQLHDSGADFAVWCHYKYLNAGPGAVAGCFVHERHARSERPRFAGWWGHDQSTRFRMGPQFEPTPGAEGWQLSNPPILGLAPLRASLDLFDRVGMNALRAKSQRLTGYLETLIRARLADTLQILTPADPTQRGCQLSLRVIGGRGLSGRAAGRALFDDLARQGVLGDWREPDVIRISPAPLYNTHADVLRFVHAVEQWRGN; encoded by the coding sequence ATGACCGATCCGCACTCCCCGCAACACGCCCTGGCCCTGGACGCCGCCGATCCGCTGCCGACCCTGCGCGGCGAGTTCCTGCTGCCGCGTCACGGCGACGGCGAGCAGGCCTATTTCGTCGGCAATTCGCTGGGCCTGCAGCCGCGCGGCGCGCGCGCGCATGTCGAGGAAGTGCTGGACAAGTGGGCGCACGAAGCGGTGGAAGGCCATTTCACCGGCCAGGCGCAGTGGATGCCCTACCACGAGCTGGTGCGCGAGCCGCTGGCCCACGTGGTCGGCGCGCTGCCGTCGGAAGTGGTGGCGATGAACTCGCTGACCGCCAACCTGCACCTGATGATGGTCAGCTTCTACCGGCCCACGCGCGAGCGCCCGGCAGTGCTGATCGAATCCGGCGCGTTCCCGTCCGATCGTTACGCGGTGGCCTCGCAGGTCGCCTTCCACGGCTACGATGCGGACGTGGACCTGATCGAGCTGCAGCCCGACGGGCCGGACGGCCTGTTCTCGATGGCCTCGATCGAACGCGCGATCGCGCAGCACGGCTCGCGTCTGGCGCTGGTGCTGTGGCCGGGCGTGCAGTACCGCACCGGCCAGGCCTTCGACCTGGCCGAGATCGCCCGGCTCGCGCATGCGCAGGGCGCGGTCTGCGGCTTCGACCTGGCCCACGGCGTCGGCAATCTGGAGTTGCAGTTGCACGACAGCGGCGCCGACTTCGCGGTGTGGTGCCACTACAAATACCTCAACGCCGGTCCCGGCGCGGTCGCCGGCTGCTTCGTCCACGAGCGCCACGCGCGCAGCGAGCGTCCGCGCTTCGCCGGCTGGTGGGGCCACGACCAAAGCACGCGCTTCCGCATGGGCCCGCAGTTCGAGCCCACGCCGGGCGCCGAGGGCTGGCAGCTCAGCAACCCGCCGATCCTGGGCCTGGCGCCGCTGCGCGCCTCGCTGGACCTGTTCGACCGCGTCGGCATGAACGCCTTGCGGGCCAAGTCGCAGCGCCTGACCGGCTACCTGGAAACGCTGATCCGCGCGCGCCTGGCCGACACCTTGCAGATCCTGACCCCGGCCGACCCGACCCAGCGCGGCTGCCAGCTGTCGCTGCGGGTGATCGGCGGCCGCGGCCTCAGCGGCCGCGCCGCCGGCCGCGCCCTGTTCGACGACCTGGCCCGCCAGGGCGTGCTCGGCGACTGGCGCGAACCCGACGTGATCCGCATCTCCCCCGCGCCGCTCTACAACACCCACGCCGACGTGCTGCGCTTCGTGCATGCGGTGGAGCAGTGGCGCGGAAATTGA
- a CDS encoding amidohydrolase family protein, which yields MLKIDTHAHYLPRDWPDLARKYGDDRFPVIHHTDDGRHRIYKDGKFFREIWSKTWDPQERIDDYARFGVQVQVISTVPVMFSYWAKPHHALELHQALNEHMAEACRAYPRHYAGIGTVPLQSPRLAVQELERCMDQLGLQGVQIGSHINDWNLDAPELFEFFQAASDLGAAILVHPWDMMGATSMPKYWLPWLVGMPAEQSRAACCLVFGGVLERLPKLKICMAHGGGSFPYTIGRIEHGFNMRPDLVATDNPRNPRDYLGRMYFDSWVADPRALQYLIDTCGVSRVMLGTDYPFPLGEQVPGAGIASLTLGEAEQARLYHGTALEWLGLPLSRFA from the coding sequence ATGCTGAAGATCGACACCCACGCCCATTACCTGCCCCGCGACTGGCCCGACCTGGCGCGCAAGTACGGCGACGACCGCTTCCCGGTCATCCACCACACCGACGACGGCCGCCACCGCATCTACAAGGACGGCAAGTTCTTCCGCGAGATATGGTCCAAGACCTGGGACCCGCAGGAACGCATCGACGACTACGCACGGTTCGGCGTGCAGGTGCAGGTGATCAGCACCGTGCCGGTGATGTTCAGCTACTGGGCCAAGCCGCACCACGCGCTGGAACTGCACCAGGCGCTCAACGAGCACATGGCCGAGGCCTGCCGCGCCTATCCGCGCCACTACGCCGGCATCGGCACCGTGCCGCTGCAGTCGCCGCGGCTGGCGGTGCAGGAACTGGAGCGCTGCATGGACCAGCTCGGCCTGCAGGGCGTGCAAATCGGCAGCCACATCAACGACTGGAACCTGGACGCGCCGGAACTGTTCGAGTTCTTCCAGGCCGCCAGCGACCTGGGCGCGGCGATCCTGGTCCATCCCTGGGACATGATGGGCGCGACCAGCATGCCCAAGTACTGGCTGCCCTGGCTGGTGGGCATGCCCGCCGAGCAGTCGCGCGCGGCCTGCTGCCTGGTGTTCGGCGGCGTGCTCGAACGCCTGCCCAAGCTGAAGATCTGCATGGCCCACGGCGGCGGCAGCTTCCCCTACACCATCGGCCGCATCGAGCACGGCTTCAACATGCGTCCGGACCTGGTCGCCACCGACAACCCGCGCAATCCGCGCGACTACCTGGGCCGGATGTATTTCGATTCCTGGGTCGCCGATCCGCGCGCGCTGCAATACCTGATCGACACCTGCGGCGTGTCGCGAGTAATGCTGGGCACCGACTACCCGTTCCCGCTGGGCGAACAGGTACCCGGCGCCGGCATCGCCTCGCTCACCCTGGGCGAAGCCGAACAGGCGCGGCTCTACCACGGCACCGCGCTGGAATGGCTGGGCCTGCCGCTGTCGCGCTTCGCCTGA
- a CDS encoding RidA family protein, with amino-acid sequence MSEAIRADAAPRPVGLYPHARRVGELLFLSGIGPRDPASNGIPGNVHDADGSLLAYDIGLQCRAVFANVRTVLEASGASWDDLVDVTVYLTDMARDFTAYNAVWAEFFPDIDRAPCRTTLGITALPTPIAIELKCVARLARGGE; translated from the coding sequence ATGAGCGAAGCGATCCGCGCCGACGCCGCGCCGCGCCCGGTGGGCCTGTACCCGCATGCGCGGCGCGTGGGCGAGCTGCTGTTCCTGTCCGGCATCGGCCCGCGCGACCCCGCCAGCAACGGCATTCCCGGCAACGTCCACGACGCCGACGGCAGCCTGCTGGCCTACGACATCGGCCTGCAATGCCGCGCCGTGTTCGCCAATGTGCGCACAGTGCTCGAGGCCAGCGGCGCGTCCTGGGACGACCTGGTCGACGTGACCGTCTACCTGACCGACATGGCCCGCGACTTCACCGCCTACAACGCGGTCTGGGCCGAGTTTTTCCCCGACATCGACCGCGCGCCCTGCCGCACCACCCTGGGCATCACCGCGCTGCCGACGCCGATCGCGATCGAACTCAAATGCGTCGCGCGCCTGGCGCGCGGCGGGGAGTAA
- a CDS encoding 3-hydroxyanthranilate 3,4-dioxygenase, giving the protein MLPGPINLQAWIEEHRHLLKPPVGNKVVFVGDFIVMVVGGPNQRTDYHWDEGAEWFYQLEGEMVLRIQEDGAVRDIPIKAGETFLLPPRVPHSPQRMPDSIGLVIERRRRPEEDDGLMWFCERCNHKLYEEYFHLHNIETDFPPVFERFYASREHRTCGQCGHLNPAPAKYAMPDT; this is encoded by the coding sequence ATGCTGCCCGGACCGATCAACCTGCAGGCCTGGATCGAGGAACACCGCCACCTGCTCAAGCCGCCGGTGGGCAACAAGGTGGTCTTCGTCGGCGATTTCATCGTCATGGTGGTCGGCGGCCCCAACCAGCGCACCGACTACCACTGGGACGAGGGCGCGGAGTGGTTCTACCAGCTCGAGGGCGAGATGGTGCTGCGCATCCAGGAAGATGGCGCGGTGCGCGACATCCCGATCAAGGCCGGCGAGACCTTCCTGCTCCCGCCGCGGGTGCCGCATTCGCCGCAGCGCATGCCCGACTCCATCGGCCTGGTCATCGAACGCCGCCGCCGGCCGGAGGAGGACGACGGCCTGATGTGGTTCTGCGAGCGCTGCAACCACAAGCTGTACGAAGAGTATTTCCACCTGCACAACATCGAGACCGACTTCCCGCCGGTGTTCGAGCGCTTCTACGCCTCGCGCGAGCACCGCACCTGCGGCCAGTGCGGGCACCTCAATCCGGCGCCGGCCAAGTACGCGATGCCGGATACCTGA